In the Vibrio agarivorans genome, CCGCAATTGATGACCAAACAACGGCTTCAGCAATCGACTTACCCTCAGACCCCCAAGAAAATAGCCACATCAATATCCCATATATTGGAGTGAAGGATATAAAGGATAGGGAAACATTTGCCACAAAAGAACGATAGTAAGGGGGTGGTTGTTTGCAACCAATCATCTTCAACAATTTGTCGTTTGGTGGGTTATAGTTAGATTTCCACACTCCCTTATTGTTTAGCTCTTCATGAGCAGCTTTCAGTTTTCTTTCGTAATCCATTATGAATTTCCATTTCCAAAAAGTTAATTGGCTTAATTAAACCTAACGCTTTATATACGGCAACAAGCCGTCTAACCCACGAGCTTTCTGCCACCTATTACTTGTGCTAACTTGTGAGCTAGTGCCTAAGAGCCCCTGCAAATCAGATTGTTAGCGAGTGAGCCATTATGACACTTGTCGCATTACACGGCAAATTGCCGTCTATCTGCAATATGGCGGCTTAGACTGATGATTATGGTTTTAATCGACAACATTCATTAGATGAAGATTCAATCTCCTTTTTTACAACACATCGTTGATTTCATGTACTCCAGACACTATGCCAAACGCACAGTCGAGGCTTACGTGTATTGGACAAAGCAATATATCCTGTTTCACGATAAGCAACATCCTCGCTCACTGAGTGATAAGCATGTAGAGCAGTTTCTATCTCATCTTTCAATCAATAGAAATGTATCAGCCAACACTCAAGCCCAAGCATTGAATGCTCTCGTTTTTGTCTATGAGCATATTCTTCATCAACCAATTAAAGTCGATATGAGATTCAGAAAAGCAACCAAGCAGAAAAAGTTGCCTATCGTATTAACGAAGCGAGAGATACGAGCACTTCTAGATCATGTGAAGCCAGCATGGTTGCTGCCAGTACAACTCATGTATGGTTCTGGATTAAGAGTCAATGAATGTGTCAGGCTAAGATATGGGGATATTGATTTCGACTTTTATGCGTTAAGGATTCATCTTTCAAAAGGTAACAAGAGCCGAATCGTGACTCTAGCAAAAGAGCTATGCCCCGCACTTTACCAGCAAAGAGAAGTGGTTCAGCGTCTATGGCAGACGGACTCAAAGCAATCCGACTATGCTGGTGCTTCAATGCCCAATGCACTTGAGAGAAAATATCCCGGTGCGAACAAAACGCTGAGCTGGCAGTTTCTATTTCCTTCTCATAAGTTGAGTATTGACCCGATATCAAAAGTGCAGCGCAGGCATCATATCGATGTCACGACAATTCAAAGAGCAATCAAAGCCGCGGCAAAACGTGCCAATATCACTAAACCCGTCACCTCTCATACCTTAAGACATTCATTCGCCACTCACTTACTCGAAAGCGGGGCCGATATTCGAACGGTTCAGGAGCAGCTCGGCCATACTGACGTCAAAACCACTCAAATTTACACGCATGTGCTAGAACGAGGAGCAAATGGTGTCGTCAGCCCTTTGAGTCACCTATAACTTGCTTGCTCTTGGCTCTAGAGTTAAAACCACTTCAACTTGTCATGCAAAGACGTCACACTACCTACCACAATCAACGCTGGGCTGATGGCCTGTTCGGCTAAATCCCCCAACTCTGATAGCTTGCCAGTGAATACGCGCTGCTCTTTGCGAGTGCCGTTTTCGATAATCGCACACGGCATGTTGATATCAATACCCTGCTCAATCAAATTGGCTTGAATATGACGACACTGCTTCAAGCCCATATAAAACACCAGCGTATTGTTTGGCTGTGCCAGTGATGACCACTGAATTTCTTGTCCGTTCTTTTGAATGTGACCGGTAATGAACTGCACACTCTGTGCG is a window encoding:
- a CDS encoding integron integrase, producing MQSPFLQHIVDFMYSRHYAKRTVEAYVYWTKQYILFHDKQHPRSLSDKHVEQFLSHLSINRNVSANTQAQALNALVFVYEHILHQPIKVDMRFRKATKQKKLPIVLTKREIRALLDHVKPAWLLPVQLMYGSGLRVNECVRLRYGDIDFDFYALRIHLSKGNKSRIVTLAKELCPALYQQREVVQRLWQTDSKQSDYAGASMPNALERKYPGANKTLSWQFLFPSHKLSIDPISKVQRRHHIDVTTIQRAIKAAAKRANITKPVTSHTLRHSFATHLLESGADIRTVQEQLGHTDVKTTQIYTHVLERGANGVVSPLSHL
- a CDS encoding DUF6404 family protein, with amino-acid sequence MDYERKLKAAHEELNNKGVWKSNYNPPNDKLLKMIGCKQPPPYYRSFVANVSLSFISFTPIYGILMWLFSWGSEGKSIAEAVVWSSIAGTLFGTTMALYFYIQHKRLKLTDWKSLGGE